A window of Shewanella mesophila contains these coding sequences:
- a CDS encoding TonB-dependent receptor: MQPNSILAKAVHFVLIGGAATAALSAPAVYAADENKVERIQVTGSRIIREGAVAPTPVTVISGDELLATGATNIGEALNQLPALGSTYSLANSGRNIGTAGLNVLDLRNMGTARTLVLVDGKRHVSSSAGSQRVDVNTIPSSWVERVEVITGGASAIYGADAVTGVVNFILKDDIEGLEFSATKGFAGESSHSKEKLSLSYGTDFDSGNGNVAFAVEYSGQDRLRSLDREQTAISFSELRNQNQAPGSVDPNDPDKILTPNAGYYAINRDGVFNLDGWKTFNPDGSVRDVYTGSNVDGVKCADCDSFNLREYTDLQPEFKRYNINFKANYQLNEDMKAYFEAKYVNSQSSDYGQPAFFFGTPLNVKRDNAFLHSSVTELMDAQNADSIGVRLFTDSIGQRIEDDTRETQRYVLGLTGYIGDDWEYDTYAIYGQTDLERVNKNNMIKKNFAYALDSVIENGVAVCRDADARADGCVPINIFGAGNASSEAQDYINTVSTGTSVIKQTVLGGTLTNSMLYELPAGEIGFSTGVEYRKEESIQKEPKNAEGTFFNVLGEDSGEYDVKEIFAEVNIPLLADLPAIQQLDLELAARYADYSTIGDATTWKAGLSWQLNDELRARSTYSRAIRAPNIGELFGALGQNFFNIDDSCKLDNLNDLTPEQAAIRKTSCAALGVPADFNSDYDSATVEGLSGGNEDLKEETSTSYTIGAIYQPDFIYGLSISADYWNIVIDDAISSVSAQDMIDKCLDSTTGIDNVYCQRITRDPATGEITSLTSQSLNIAKLEAAGIDFDIGYVFDLYNGDVNTNMVVTHLLKRNEYPFQNEPGTSNEYAGMTGEADWQANFTATYSKDNWGVYWRTRFIDGVSLYTPQELEKNPNPSSSMSYGKYFISDASVSYAFDSGIKLKFGVDNLFDRDLPYGTTGTGAGSASYDNVGRYYHATFSFAM, encoded by the coding sequence ATGCAGCCAAATTCTATATTGGCCAAAGCTGTTCACTTTGTGTTAATTGGTGGGGCAGCAACTGCCGCATTAAGTGCACCAGCGGTTTACGCAGCGGATGAAAACAAGGTAGAACGGATTCAAGTTACTGGTTCTCGTATTATTAGAGAAGGTGCAGTAGCCCCAACGCCGGTAACCGTCATTAGTGGTGATGAATTATTAGCAACTGGAGCGACTAATATTGGTGAAGCGCTAAACCAATTACCCGCTCTTGGCAGCACTTACTCATTGGCCAATTCTGGCCGTAACATTGGCACAGCAGGCCTTAACGTTCTTGATTTGCGTAACATGGGTACTGCGAGAACCTTGGTTCTAGTTGATGGGAAACGCCACGTATCAAGTTCAGCCGGTTCGCAGCGAGTGGATGTTAATACCATTCCAAGTAGCTGGGTTGAACGAGTAGAAGTTATCACTGGTGGTGCCTCGGCCATTTATGGTGCAGATGCCGTAACAGGGGTAGTTAACTTTATTTTAAAAGATGATATTGAAGGATTAGAGTTCTCTGCAACCAAAGGGTTTGCAGGCGAGAGCAGCCACTCAAAAGAAAAACTCTCATTATCATACGGTACCGATTTTGATAGCGGCAATGGTAACGTAGCATTTGCAGTAGAATATAGTGGCCAAGATAGATTACGCAGCTTAGATCGAGAGCAAACGGCAATTTCCTTCAGTGAATTACGTAATCAAAATCAGGCTCCTGGAAGTGTAGATCCCAATGATCCAGACAAAATATTAACACCTAATGCAGGTTATTACGCTATCAATAGAGATGGTGTATTTAATCTAGATGGGTGGAAAACCTTTAATCCAGATGGCTCTGTTCGAGATGTCTATACAGGTAGTAATGTTGATGGCGTTAAGTGCGCCGATTGTGACTCTTTTAACTTGAGAGAATATACAGACTTACAACCTGAATTTAAGCGATATAACATTAACTTTAAGGCTAATTATCAGCTCAATGAAGACATGAAAGCCTATTTTGAAGCTAAATATGTCAACAGCCAATCAAGTGATTATGGTCAGCCCGCGTTTTTCTTTGGCACTCCGTTAAACGTAAAACGCGACAATGCGTTTTTACATTCCAGCGTTACCGAGTTAATGGATGCTCAAAATGCAGACTCTATCGGTGTTAGACTGTTTACCGATAGTATAGGGCAACGCATCGAAGATGATACTCGCGAAACACAGCGATATGTATTAGGCCTCACTGGCTACATCGGCGATGACTGGGAATACGATACATATGCTATCTATGGCCAAACAGATCTTGAACGTGTTAATAAAAACAACATGATCAAGAAGAACTTTGCCTATGCCCTAGATTCAGTCATTGAAAATGGTGTTGCCGTTTGTCGCGATGCTGACGCACGAGCTGATGGTTGCGTTCCGATCAATATTTTTGGTGCAGGCAATGCCTCATCTGAAGCTCAAGATTATATCAATACTGTATCGACAGGAACCTCTGTCATTAAACAAACGGTATTAGGCGGAACCTTGACTAACTCTATGCTTTATGAGTTACCAGCTGGCGAAATTGGCTTTTCTACAGGGGTTGAATACCGTAAAGAAGAATCTATACAGAAAGAGCCGAAAAATGCTGAAGGTACTTTCTTCAATGTGTTAGGTGAAGATAGCGGCGAATACGATGTAAAAGAAATTTTTGCGGAAGTGAATATACCTTTACTCGCAGATCTTCCGGCTATTCAGCAACTCGATCTTGAACTGGCCGCTCGTTATGCGGACTACAGCACTATTGGTGATGCTACAACTTGGAAAGCGGGTCTAAGCTGGCAGCTTAATGATGAACTTCGAGCACGCAGCACCTATTCTCGCGCTATTCGCGCCCCTAATATTGGTGAGTTATTTGGCGCGTTAGGGCAAAACTTCTTTAACATTGATGATTCTTGCAAACTCGACAATCTTAATGATTTAACACCAGAACAAGCTGCTATTCGTAAGACTAGCTGCGCAGCGCTTGGTGTACCAGCTGACTTTAACTCTGATTATGATTCAGCAACAGTCGAAGGTCTAAGTGGTGGTAACGAAGATCTAAAAGAGGAAACGTCAACAAGTTACACCATTGGTGCCATTTATCAACCTGACTTCATATATGGTCTTTCGATTTCAGCTGATTACTGGAATATCGTAATTGATGACGCTATTTCAAGTGTAAGCGCACAAGACATGATTGATAAATGTCTTGACTCGACTACAGGCATCGACAACGTATATTGTCAGCGTATTACTCGCGATCCAGCCACTGGTGAAATAACCAGTTTGACGTCGCAATCATTAAATATTGCCAAGCTTGAAGCTGCTGGTATCGATTTTGATATCGGCTATGTATTTGATCTATACAATGGTGATGTTAACACCAACATGGTGGTGACTCACTTGCTTAAACGCAACGAATATCCGTTCCAAAATGAACCTGGTACGAGCAATGAGTATGCAGGTATGACTGGAGAAGCTGATTGGCAAGCAAACTTTACTGCAACCTATAGTAAAGATAACTGGGGCGTATATTGGAGAACAAGATTCATTGATGGAGTTTCTCTCTATACTCCACAAGAGCTTGAAAAGAACCCTAACCCTAGCAGTAGCATGTCATATGGAAAATATTTCATCTCTGACGCATCGGTATCGTATGCTTTCGATAGCGGTATTAAATTAAAATTTGGCGTCGATAACCTATTTGACCGTGATCTTCCGTACGGTACGACTGGGACTGGTGCAGGTTCAGCCTCTTACGACAACGTAGGTCGCTACTACCACGCAACCTTTAGTTTCGCGATGTAA
- a CDS encoding TDT family transporter: MKNRITALHRSASSLPSPMAGLALAIASLGWAWDSLLPQYDGLGQTIGTLIACMLLSALMAKFLLHPKVLKEELTHPVVGSVIPTFAMALMVVSNTLWHHNPVAGKYLWLIAIAIHLIFLSIFAYYRALDFKLEQMVPSWFVPPIGIIVAAVSFPNDGYHWLATATLMFGMGCYLVMLPLMLYRLIFCPKIPDAAKPTIAILAAPASLSLAGYLTIVEQPSATVVTLLLTVAILMTSIIYLALFHLLKLPFSPGYAAFTFPMVIGATALLKTYQWMLTKYGMSNFAVGIEMTAIIELIVASVIVAYVSYKYIDHYR, from the coding sequence ATGAAAAATAGAATAACGGCACTTCATCGTAGTGCATCAAGTCTACCAAGCCCCATGGCAGGTCTAGCCTTGGCAATTGCTAGCCTTGGCTGGGCTTGGGACAGTTTACTCCCACAATATGATGGTCTGGGACAAACGATAGGAACACTCATTGCCTGCATGCTGTTGTCGGCATTGATGGCTAAATTTCTGCTACACCCTAAGGTATTAAAGGAGGAGTTAACCCACCCCGTTGTTGGCAGCGTCATTCCGACTTTTGCGATGGCATTGATGGTAGTCTCTAATACACTTTGGCACCACAATCCGGTAGCAGGAAAATATCTATGGCTAATAGCCATCGCTATTCACTTAATCTTCTTAAGTATTTTTGCCTACTACCGCGCGCTTGACTTCAAACTAGAACAGATGGTACCTAGCTGGTTTGTTCCCCCCATAGGTATTATTGTCGCAGCGGTAAGCTTTCCTAACGATGGTTACCACTGGCTCGCAACCGCCACATTGATGTTCGGTATGGGCTGCTATTTAGTCATGCTACCACTCATGTTGTATCGTCTGATTTTTTGCCCAAAAATACCAGATGCAGCAAAACCCACCATAGCCATTTTGGCGGCGCCAGCAAGCCTGAGTCTGGCCGGATACCTTACCATTGTTGAACAGCCTTCTGCGACTGTGGTGACACTACTGCTCACCGTCGCCATTCTGATGACAAGCATAATCTACTTAGCGCTTTTTCATCTGCTTAAACTGCCGTTTTCACCAGGATATGCCGCTTTTACTTTTCCTATGGTGATAGGAGCTACCGCCCTATTAAAAACATATCAGTGGATGCTAACCAAATACGGAATGAGTAATTTCGCTGTTGGAATAGAAATGACAGCCATCATCGAATTAATCGTTGCCAGTGTTATCGTTGCATATGTTTCTTATAAATATATCGACCATTACCGCTAG
- a CDS encoding methyltransferase — translation MTFYQKPKSINAFDAKFEAQKIAFAPVAFQVARCLLKFNILKYIDSANGIDSTKEQIASQCQLSTYAITVLLDMGLSMGLLWKEDDQYRLDKIGHFMLHDNMAQTNLNFIHDVCYQGLFELESSLVEGKANGLKIFGDWPTIYPSLSELPEQVKKSWFEFDHYYSDHAFDVLLPLIFKNTPKTIVDIGGNTGKWALACTTYDPDVVVTIMDLPGQLRVALSNAKRHNLISRIKGFECDLLDESSPFANGGDLYWMSQFLDCFNEEQILTILRSTAANMHSNSELCILETYWDRQPFEAGAYCVNATSLYFTAMANGNSRMYHSKEMLKLISQAGLYVDEDIDNIGLGHTLLRCKLKP, via the coding sequence ATGACATTTTACCAAAAACCAAAATCTATCAATGCATTTGATGCAAAATTCGAAGCACAAAAAATAGCCTTCGCCCCCGTGGCATTTCAAGTTGCACGCTGCTTGCTAAAATTTAATATCTTAAAGTATATCGATAGCGCTAACGGCATAGACAGTACTAAAGAGCAGATTGCATCTCAGTGTCAGCTGTCCACATATGCGATTACCGTTCTACTGGATATGGGTTTAAGCATGGGATTGCTGTGGAAGGAAGACGACCAGTACCGTTTAGATAAGATCGGCCATTTCATGCTTCATGACAATATGGCGCAAACTAACCTCAATTTCATCCACGATGTCTGCTACCAAGGTTTATTTGAATTAGAATCGTCTTTAGTCGAAGGCAAAGCCAACGGCCTTAAAATCTTTGGAGATTGGCCAACTATCTATCCGAGTTTAAGCGAGCTCCCCGAACAGGTAAAAAAAAGCTGGTTTGAGTTTGACCACTATTATTCTGATCACGCATTTGATGTATTGCTGCCATTGATCTTTAAGAATACCCCTAAAACCATAGTCGATATTGGCGGAAATACGGGGAAGTGGGCCCTTGCCTGTACCACTTATGATCCAGATGTCGTCGTCACTATTATGGATCTTCCAGGACAACTTCGCGTCGCCCTATCTAATGCTAAGCGACATAATCTCATCAGCCGAATTAAGGGTTTTGAGTGTGATCTGTTAGACGAAAGCAGTCCTTTTGCTAATGGTGGTGATCTCTATTGGATGAGTCAGTTCTTAGACTGCTTTAATGAAGAACAAATTCTTACCATCTTACGCAGTACCGCCGCCAATATGCATTCCAATAGCGAGTTATGCATTTTAGAAACCTATTGGGACAGACAACCTTTTGAAGCTGGCGCTTACTGTGTCAACGCAACATCTCTTTATTTTACCGCCATGGCCAATGGCAACAGCCGCATGTATCACTCCAAAGAGATGCTCAAGCTGATCTCTCAAGCTGGATTATACGTTGATGAAGACATCGACAACATTGGTTTAGGGCATACCCTGTTACGTTGCAAGCTCAAGCCATAA
- a CDS encoding TetR/AcrR family transcriptional regulator, which produces MLLPLRYVGRRTHRSDGEARRVAILEATLRLIVKEGIRGVRHRAVALEANVPLASTTYYFKDIKDLISDALTYFAEKTLWMNNTLEQKSFQLLQTLKQAGDQVSRKALADNLSLFICEHIKEQVSHRDDRILEVAFHEEALRNPQLASAIQSLDNALLNTIEQFFVQLGSSQAMAEAHQVLGLIRWVEYQTVVSGKLDEAQLNEIITVCINNIFTSPIESPISDSTNRALTSS; this is translated from the coding sequence ATGCTGCTGCCGTTACGTTATGTAGGGAGAAGAACACATAGATCAGATGGTGAGGCTAGACGTGTTGCCATTTTAGAAGCCACTCTGAGGCTAATCGTCAAGGAGGGGATCCGTGGCGTTCGTCATCGCGCCGTGGCGCTGGAGGCTAATGTTCCTTTGGCGTCGACGACCTATTATTTTAAAGACATTAAAGATCTCATTAGTGATGCTTTGACTTACTTTGCCGAAAAAACGCTGTGGATGAACAACACACTTGAACAAAAAAGCTTTCAATTATTACAAACCCTGAAGCAGGCGGGCGATCAAGTATCGCGTAAAGCGCTCGCGGATAACTTATCGTTGTTTATTTGTGAACATATTAAAGAGCAGGTTAGTCACAGAGACGATCGTATATTGGAGGTTGCTTTCCATGAAGAAGCATTGCGAAATCCGCAGCTCGCCTCGGCCATTCAGTCGTTAGATAATGCATTGCTCAATACTATCGAGCAGTTTTTTGTACAACTCGGTTCCTCTCAAGCAATGGCTGAGGCACACCAAGTATTAGGCCTAATTCGTTGGGTCGAATATCAAACGGTCGTCAGTGGTAAGTTAGATGAAGCGCAACTGAATGAGATCATTACTGTCTGTATTAATAATATTTTTACTAGCCCAATAGAAAGCCCTATTAGTGATAGTACCAATAGGGCTTTAACATCTAGCTAA
- the cysK gene encoding cysteine synthase A, producing MSKIFEDNSHTIGNTPLVRLNRVSNGQVLAKVEARNPSFSVKCRIGANMIWDAEKKGLLTKDKELIEPTSGNTGIALAYVAAARGYKLTLTMPNTMSLERRKLLKALGANLVLTEGAKGMKGAIDKAEELRQSDPEKYLILGQFDNPANPEIHEKTTGPEIWNDTDGEVDVVVAGVGTGGTITGISRYIKNVQGKAITSVAVEPVDSPVIAQTLAGQAIQPGPHKIQGIGAGFIPGNLDLEMVDRVEAVSNEDAIEMAQRLMKEEGILVGISSGAAVVAANRIASLPEFEGKNIVVILPSAAERYLSSVLFQGQFGDAENVQ from the coding sequence ATGAGTAAAATTTTCGAAGACAATTCACATACTATTGGTAATACACCTCTTGTTCGCCTAAACCGCGTTAGCAACGGCCAGGTGCTCGCAAAAGTTGAAGCGCGTAATCCAAGCTTTAGCGTTAAATGTCGTATCGGCGCAAACATGATATGGGATGCTGAGAAAAAAGGCTTACTCACAAAAGATAAAGAGCTTATCGAACCAACATCAGGAAACACGGGGATTGCGCTAGCTTATGTTGCAGCGGCTCGTGGTTATAAGTTAACCCTGACTATGCCTAACACCATGAGTCTAGAACGTCGTAAGCTACTTAAAGCCCTAGGTGCGAACTTAGTGCTGACAGAAGGTGCGAAAGGAATGAAAGGTGCTATCGATAAGGCAGAAGAGCTTCGCCAATCAGATCCAGAGAAGTATCTTATTCTTGGCCAATTTGATAACCCAGCCAACCCAGAGATCCATGAGAAAACAACTGGACCTGAGATCTGGAATGACACCGACGGCGAAGTCGATGTTGTTGTCGCTGGTGTCGGTACAGGCGGAACCATCACAGGTATCAGCCGTTACATTAAGAATGTACAAGGTAAAGCCATTACCTCTGTCGCGGTAGAGCCGGTTGATTCGCCAGTGATTGCGCAAACTCTCGCTGGACAAGCCATTCAGCCTGGTCCGCATAAGATCCAGGGCATCGGTGCTGGTTTTATTCCTGGTAACTTAGATTTAGAGATGGTTGATCGCGTTGAAGCGGTAAGCAATGAAGATGCTATCGAGATGGCTCAACGCCTAATGAAAGAGGAAGGCATTTTGGTCGGTATCTCCTCTGGCGCAGCGGTTGTAGCAGCAAACCGTATCGCGTCATTGCCTGAGTTTGAAGGTAAAAACATCGTCGTTATTCTGCCTTCTGCGGCAGAGCGTTATCTCTCCTCAGTACTGTTCCAAGGCCAATTTGGGGATGCTGAAAACGTTCAGTAA
- a CDS encoding RDD family protein, with translation MVTPFAFNIAPSVLYTPLASPVKRGIAIAIDGLLISVLAEQAGWLFILLVGLTLLIERRSHQIGKAFKWALYFSMLIMTIWVTSDNLIEYKRGSNAQSDSINDTIGIREPSVSASLKILPDILALTMCETRSCAETKLVSLMAIVEGMSITAQEKRQMLLQVISELELSQEDISELSQLVVNRFPMAADSEAASSSEVLDSQADKSSDNLSPQEVGAQSPSSPTSNLDRTQISGAEPLVAASNEVKEQDNPVVLPANDQDGIEDNDKQPYSVLGWAKGLLNDLGLGFGWAAFYFTVFTAWFDGQTLGKKLLNIRVIQLDASKISLWDAFGRYGGYGAGFATGLLGFMQIYWDANRQAIQDKISATVVIDLSKTKQIPDTSAVFLGEGQG, from the coding sequence ATGGTAACCCCATTTGCATTTAATATCGCTCCCAGCGTGTTGTATACGCCGCTGGCCTCACCAGTAAAGCGCGGCATAGCCATCGCTATCGATGGCTTATTAATTAGCGTATTGGCCGAGCAGGCTGGTTGGCTGTTTATCTTACTCGTTGGGTTAACCCTGTTGATTGAACGCAGAAGTCATCAAATTGGTAAAGCGTTTAAATGGGCGCTCTATTTCTCCATGTTAATAATGACGATTTGGGTGACCAGCGATAACTTGATTGAATATAAACGTGGCTCAAATGCTCAAAGTGACTCAATCAACGACACCATAGGGATACGTGAGCCCAGTGTGAGCGCATCGTTAAAAATATTGCCCGATATTTTGGCGTTAACTATGTGTGAGACTCGTTCCTGCGCAGAGACTAAGCTCGTCAGCCTGATGGCAATCGTCGAGGGAATGTCGATAACTGCGCAAGAAAAGCGACAGATGTTGCTGCAGGTCATCTCAGAACTTGAACTTTCTCAAGAGGATATCAGCGAGCTATCACAGCTTGTCGTTAATCGATTTCCCATGGCGGCAGACTCTGAAGCCGCTTCCTCGTCTGAAGTATTAGACAGTCAAGCAGATAAGAGTAGCGATAATCTATCGCCCCAAGAGGTTGGTGCTCAATCGCCTAGTTCGCCGACTTCGAATCTTGATCGCACCCAAATATCGGGCGCCGAACCGTTAGTTGCCGCTTCTAATGAGGTAAAGGAACAAGATAACCCGGTTGTGTTGCCTGCCAATGACCAAGATGGAATTGAGGATAATGACAAGCAACCCTACAGCGTACTCGGATGGGCTAAAGGACTGCTCAATGACTTAGGCTTAGGTTTTGGTTGGGCGGCCTTCTATTTTACCGTGTTTACCGCGTGGTTTGACGGGCAAACATTAGGTAAGAAGCTGCTTAATATTCGGGTGATTCAGCTCGATGCCTCTAAGATATCGCTCTGGGATGCCTTTGGCCGCTACGGCGGTTATGGCGCAGGATTTGCCACAGGTTTACTTGGCTTTATGCAGATCTATTGGGATGCCAATCGTCAGGCGATACAAGATAAAATATCAGCAACAGTGGTGATTGATTTGTCAAAAACGAAACAGATCCCAGATACCAGTGCTGTCTTTTTAGGTGAAGGACAAGGTTAG
- the cysZ gene encoding sulfate transporter CysZ, whose amino-acid sequence MNQKASSTSKSGVNYFLDGFRLIKQPGLRRFVFIPLAVNLILFSCVIYFAIGQLEQVFNWVSSQLPDYLSWLNFLLWPLAVLTLLVVLSFVFSSVMNWIAAPFNGLLAEKVEQFLTGKNLNTGTTTDLIKDLPRILGREWIKLKYYLPRAIVFLILFWVPFIGQTAAPVLWFLFSAWMMAIQYCDYPFDNHKVPFQDMKFALNQTKGSSFSFGAAVTLFSMIPIVNFIVMPVAICGATSMWVDKYRAAYKNDQIAPE is encoded by the coding sequence ATGAATCAAAAAGCAAGCTCTACGTCCAAAAGTGGCGTGAACTATTTTCTAGATGGCTTTCGACTAATAAAGCAGCCAGGGTTAAGACGATTTGTATTTATCCCGCTGGCGGTCAATCTCATCTTGTTTAGTTGCGTGATCTACTTTGCGATAGGGCAACTTGAACAGGTATTTAATTGGGTGAGTAGCCAACTGCCCGATTATCTGAGCTGGCTTAACTTTTTATTATGGCCACTAGCCGTATTGACCTTGTTAGTTGTCTTATCATTTGTGTTCAGCTCGGTCATGAACTGGATAGCGGCGCCCTTCAATGGCTTGCTCGCCGAAAAAGTCGAGCAGTTCCTTACTGGTAAAAATCTCAACACAGGCACTACCACAGATTTAATTAAGGATTTGCCCCGTATCCTTGGACGCGAATGGATAAAACTTAAATATTATCTGCCTCGGGCAATCGTGTTTTTAATTTTGTTTTGGGTCCCCTTTATAGGTCAAACTGCAGCCCCTGTGTTGTGGTTCCTGTTCAGTGCGTGGATGATGGCAATTCAATACTGTGATTATCCATTCGATAACCACAAGGTACCGTTTCAAGATATGAAGTTTGCCCTTAATCAAACCAAAGGCAGCAGCTTCAGCTTCGGCGCCGCGGTGACGCTATTTTCGATGATCCCGATTGTGAACTTTATCGTCATGCCTGTGGCGATTTGCGGTGCCACCTCCATGTGGGTCGATAAGTATCGTGCAGCTTATAAAAACGATCAAATAGCCCCTGAATAG